One Nonomuraea angiospora DNA segment encodes these proteins:
- a CDS encoding TIM barrel protein, whose amino-acid sequence MRVKVANAPVSFGVFELATEPPPLSADEMVRALSEAGYEGIDSGPIGYLGTGFRLTDRLAGNGLLLAGGWVDLPYSDAAAYETGLSALEAALDVFAVAPPAPEGFGPRPTLACSGSPERFARPGGSVPGLAASEWAAYAARVQDATDRCRERGLEPAFHHHLGTYVETPDDVERLLELTDVQLCLDTGHLLLAGGDPVSALRDWSGRVGHVHIKDGDTKILAQALADGVDLRELMGRGGFAPLGEGELDLPAVVRVLDEIDYAGWVIIEQDTLPGRRSVAQNIADQAANRRRLEDLGL is encoded by the coding sequence ATGCGAGTGAAAGTCGCCAACGCACCCGTGAGCTTCGGTGTCTTCGAGCTGGCCACGGAGCCGCCGCCGCTCAGCGCCGACGAGATGGTCCGGGCGCTGTCCGAGGCCGGTTACGAGGGCATCGACTCGGGGCCGATCGGCTACCTGGGCACCGGATTCCGGCTGACCGACCGGCTGGCGGGGAACGGGCTGCTGCTCGCGGGCGGCTGGGTGGACCTGCCCTACAGTGACGCGGCGGCGTATGAGACCGGGCTGTCCGCGCTGGAGGCCGCGCTCGACGTGTTCGCCGTCGCGCCGCCGGCGCCCGAGGGGTTCGGGCCGCGGCCCACGCTGGCCTGCTCGGGGTCGCCGGAGCGGTTCGCGCGCCCGGGTGGGAGCGTTCCAGGTCTGGCGGCGTCCGAGTGGGCGGCCTACGCGGCCCGGGTGCAGGACGCGACCGACCGGTGCCGCGAGCGCGGGCTGGAGCCCGCGTTCCACCACCACCTCGGCACCTACGTCGAGACCCCTGACGACGTCGAGCGGCTGCTGGAGCTGACCGACGTGCAGCTCTGCCTGGACACCGGCCACCTGCTGCTGGCCGGGGGCGACCCGGTGAGCGCGCTGCGCGACTGGTCGGGCCGGGTCGGGCACGTGCACATCAAGGACGGCGACACGAAGATCCTCGCCCAGGCCCTGGCCGACGGCGTGGACCTGCGCGAGCTCATGGGGCGCGGCGGGTTCGCCCCGCTCGGGGAGGGCGAGCTGGACCTGCCCGCCGTGGTGCGCGTCCTCGACGAGATCGACTACGCGGGCTGGGTGATCATCGAGCAGGACACCCTGCCCGGACGCCGCTCCGTCGCCCAGAACATCGCCGACCAGGCGGCCAACCGCCGCAGGCTGGAGGACTTGGGACTGTGA
- a CDS encoding Gfo/Idh/MocA family protein: MRIALVGCGAVTQAVYVPLLSRRRDLFEVVAVCDLSRTLADAVGDRLGAAGRFTSVAELLSAGGFEAVLVLASGSHGETVGRALAGGYAVLCEKPLALTRAEVAALPEGRLMVGYMKQYDPAVRRAEELLAELGGPEAIRSVEVTVLHPSGESQLAFANLTQARDVDPGLLDSLRAAERDLVSRALGESAPERVRALYGVALGSICHDLSLLRRFTGSPAEISYVETWGPAPGSIEISGPLPARGRFSIRWHYLEDYPAYRETVAVHHDRGSLELVFPSPYLMNAPTTLTVVSGAESRTEHRDVTEAFEVQLAAFHAFVNDGKPPLTDAGGGLEDIVTAQRIAARYAVQHDLPIGGEAA, translated from the coding sequence GTGAGAATCGCGCTGGTGGGATGCGGCGCCGTCACGCAGGCGGTCTACGTGCCGCTGCTGTCGAGGCGGCGTGACCTGTTCGAGGTGGTCGCGGTCTGCGACCTGTCGCGGACGCTCGCCGACGCGGTGGGTGACCGGCTGGGCGCCGCCGGGCGTTTCACGTCGGTGGCGGAGCTGCTCTCGGCAGGGGGCTTCGAGGCCGTGCTCGTCCTCGCCTCGGGCTCCCACGGGGAGACGGTCGGCCGGGCGCTGGCCGGCGGGTACGCCGTGCTGTGCGAGAAGCCGCTCGCGCTGACCAGGGCGGAGGTGGCCGCCCTGCCCGAGGGGCGGCTGATGGTGGGCTACATGAAGCAGTACGACCCGGCCGTGCGCCGGGCCGAGGAGCTGCTGGCCGAGCTGGGCGGCCCAGAGGCGATCAGGTCGGTCGAGGTGACCGTGCTGCATCCGAGCGGGGAGTCGCAGCTGGCGTTCGCGAACCTGACGCAGGCGCGGGACGTGGACCCGGGGCTGCTCGACTCGCTGCGGGCCGCCGAGCGCGACCTGGTCTCGCGGGCGCTGGGGGAGTCGGCGCCGGAGCGGGTGCGGGCGCTGTACGGGGTGGCCCTGGGCTCTATATGCCACGATTTGTCGCTCTTGAGGCGCTTTACTGGGTCGCCTGCTGAAATTTCGTACGTTGAGACCTGGGGACCCGCGCCGGGGTCCATCGAGATCAGCGGGCCCCTGCCCGCCCGGGGCCGGTTCTCGATCCGCTGGCACTACCTGGAGGACTACCCGGCCTACCGCGAGACCGTGGCCGTTCACCACGACAGGGGCTCGCTGGAGCTGGTCTTCCCCTCGCCCTACCTGATGAACGCGCCCACCACGCTCACCGTGGTCTCCGGCGCCGAGAGCCGCACCGAGCACCGCGACGTGACCGAGGCATTCGAAGTACAGCTGGCCGCCTTCCATGCTTTCGTGAACGATGGCAAGCCGCCTCTCACCGACGCGGGCGGCGGGCTGGAGGACATCGTGACGGCCCAGCGGATCGCCGCTCGTTACGCCGTACAGCATGATCTGCCCATCGGAGGGGAGGCCGCATGA
- a CDS encoding glycoside hydrolase family 38 N-terminal domain-containing protein has product MSEEIVVVPHTHWDREWYEPFQRFRLRLVALLDEVLDTMEREPAYHFTLDGQLACVDDYLEVRPENRDRIAALVESGRLAVGPWQILLDEFLCSGENIVRNLELGMSRADKLGGAMPVGYLPDMFGHTAQMPQILRKAGLLHACVYRGVPSSVTTDAFAWVAPDGTALRTQYLPAGGYGNGAHLFSDSAGLAERAAAFVTTMREWHGPEGALLAMYGTDHSAPVRGLPEMVAAIGARMDTLSGYIGKYSGEVDGLPRVEGELRSHARANILPGVISVRAHVKQAMGRAERMVERYAEPLAALWGAEWPGRFLDMAWWRLVDASGHDSVTGCGVDDTAQQVAARIAEAEHLGQAVRDMVTARLAGSVPSDGVLLVNPTPAARSGVVVVDVAGTDPLVDPSGAPVPVQPLEYAPTLLLDEEMDAATALTFVHGTELYGQHITAWSVEGGTLTFTVARETSAVIDLDDLRAATGGVRRVRILAEPRRTVAALVEVPPLGHTSIRPAPREQVRRPPAGQGRPVPAPVRGDEEALDNGLLRVTIAGDGTLTLVGADGTTVTGAGRIVDGGDVGDTYNHAPPTGDLLVSEPSSVETELVCSGPLVAAVDVRRTYRWPASGRGIDGTPELPAPARSRRTEEIVVTTRVELRAGEPYVRLRVEFDNRCEDHRVRLHVPLPAPATESHAEGQFAVVTRGLTSEGGCGETPLPTFPASSWVAAAGVAALLEHVTEYEVADGELALTLLRSVGYLSRNRNALRPEPAGPQLPTPAAQSRGIRSVSLALMPYADSWQEVVPQAETFRHDLLVVPGQGERAAALPDPASGLSVTGDGVVMTSLRMRDDRRELRVVALTPVATEAVIEGAFTQARHADLRGRPGDPLPVADGVLRLALKPWEIATVQLSG; this is encoded by the coding sequence ATGAGCGAAGAGATCGTCGTCGTACCGCACACGCACTGGGACCGGGAGTGGTACGAGCCCTTCCAGCGCTTCCGGCTGCGGCTGGTCGCGCTGCTCGACGAGGTGCTCGACACCATGGAGCGCGAGCCCGCCTACCACTTCACCCTCGACGGGCAGCTGGCCTGCGTGGACGATTATCTGGAGGTGCGGCCCGAGAACCGCGACCGCATCGCCGCGCTCGTCGAGTCGGGGCGGCTGGCGGTGGGGCCGTGGCAGATCCTGCTCGACGAGTTCCTGTGCTCGGGCGAGAACATCGTGCGCAACCTCGAACTGGGCATGAGCCGGGCGGACAAGCTCGGCGGGGCGATGCCGGTGGGATACCTGCCCGACATGTTCGGGCACACGGCGCAGATGCCGCAGATCCTGCGCAAGGCCGGGCTGCTGCACGCCTGCGTCTACCGCGGGGTTCCGTCCTCGGTGACCACGGACGCCTTCGCCTGGGTCGCGCCGGACGGGACGGCGCTGCGCACCCAGTACCTGCCCGCGGGCGGCTACGGGAACGGGGCGCACCTGTTCTCGGACTCCGCTGGGCTGGCCGAGCGGGCGGCGGCGTTCGTCACGACCATGCGGGAGTGGCACGGGCCCGAGGGGGCTCTGCTGGCCATGTACGGCACGGACCACTCGGCGCCGGTGCGCGGGCTGCCGGAGATGGTGGCGGCGATCGGCGCCCGGATGGACACCCTGTCCGGATATATCGGGAAGTATTCCGGCGAGGTGGACGGGCTGCCGCGCGTCGAAGGCGAGCTGCGCTCCCACGCCCGCGCCAACATCCTGCCCGGCGTCATCTCGGTCCGGGCCCACGTCAAGCAGGCCATGGGCCGCGCCGAGCGGATGGTCGAGCGCTACGCCGAGCCGCTGGCCGCCCTCTGGGGCGCCGAGTGGCCGGGCCGCTTCCTCGACATGGCGTGGTGGCGGCTGGTCGACGCCAGCGGCCACGACTCGGTGACCGGCTGCGGCGTGGACGACACCGCCCAGCAGGTGGCCGCGCGCATCGCCGAGGCCGAGCACCTCGGCCAGGCCGTACGCGACATGGTGACCGCCCGGCTGGCCGGGTCGGTGCCCTCGGACGGGGTGCTGCTCGTCAACCCGACGCCCGCCGCGCGCAGCGGCGTCGTGGTCGTGGACGTGGCCGGCACCGACCCGCTGGTGGACCCCTCGGGCGCGCCGGTGCCGGTGCAGCCCCTGGAGTACGCGCCCACGCTGCTGCTGGACGAGGAGATGGACGCCGCCACGGCGCTGACCTTCGTCCACGGCACCGAGCTGTACGGGCAGCACATCACGGCGTGGTCGGTGGAGGGCGGGACGCTGACGTTCACGGTGGCGCGGGAGACGTCGGCCGTGATCGACCTGGACGACCTGCGCGCGGCGACCGGCGGCGTGCGGCGGGTGCGCATACTCGCCGAGCCCAGGCGCACGGTCGCCGCCCTGGTGGAGGTCCCGCCGCTGGGCCACACGAGCATCCGGCCGGCGCCCCGCGAACAGGTGCGGCGCCCGCCCGCCGGGCAGGGCCGGCCGGTTCCCGCGCCGGTGCGCGGCGACGAGGAGGCGCTGGACAACGGCCTGCTGCGGGTCACGATCGCCGGCGACGGCACGCTGACGCTGGTGGGCGCGGACGGCACGACGGTCACGGGAGCCGGGCGCATCGTGGACGGCGGCGACGTCGGCGACACCTACAACCACGCGCCCCCGACCGGCGACCTGCTCGTGTCGGAGCCGTCGTCCGTCGAGACGGAGCTGGTCTGCTCGGGTCCGCTGGTGGCGGCGGTGGACGTGCGGCGTACGTACCGGTGGCCGGCCTCGGGCCGCGGGATCGACGGCACTCCCGAGCTGCCCGCGCCCGCGCGGTCCCGGCGGACCGAGGAGATCGTCGTCACCACCCGCGTCGAGCTGCGGGCCGGCGAGCCGTACGTGCGCCTGCGCGTCGAGTTCGACAACCGGTGTGAGGATCATCGGGTTCGGCTGCACGTGCCGCTGCCCGCCCCGGCGACGGAGTCGCACGCCGAGGGGCAGTTCGCGGTGGTCACCCGCGGGCTGACCTCGGAGGGCGGCTGCGGCGAGACCCCGCTGCCCACCTTCCCCGCCTCCTCGTGGGTGGCGGCCGCAGGCGTGGCGGCGCTGCTGGAGCACGTGACGGAGTACGAGGTGGCGGACGGCGAGCTGGCCCTGACGCTCCTGCGCTCGGTCGGTTACCTGTCCCGCAACCGCAACGCCCTGCGCCCCGAGCCGGCCGGGCCCCAGCTGCCGACCCCCGCCGCCCAGTCGCGCGGGATCCGGTCGGTGAGCCTGGCGCTGATGCCGTACGCGGACTCCTGGCAGGAGGTCGTGCCGCAGGCCGAGACCTTCCGCCACGACCTGCTCGTGGTCCCGGGCCAGGGCGAGCGCGCCGCGGCGCTGCCCGATCCCGCGTCCGGGCTGTCGGTGACGGGCGACGGCGTGGTGATGACCTCGCTGCGGATGCGTGACGACCGGCGGGAGCTCAGGGTCGTGGCCCTCACGCCGGTCGCCACGGAGGCCGTCATCGAGGGCGCCTTCACCCAGGCCCGCCACGCCGACCTGCGCGGCCGCCCCGGCGATCCGCTGCCGGTCGCGGACGGGGTGCTCCGCCTGGCGCTGAAGCCGTGGGAGATCGCGACGGTCCAGCTCTCCGGATAG
- the speB gene encoding agmatinase, giving the protein MNLGPVDSSQVPRFAGLATFARLPRLDQVERAGVAVVGVPFDTGVSYRPGARFGPAAVREASRLLRPYHPGLDVSPFERAQVVDAGDIAANPFDIGAAIESIEGAADSIDAKLVAIGGDHTIALPLLRSVARRHGPVALLHFDAHLDTWDTYFGAEYTHGTPFRRAVEEGLLDTEAVSHVGIRGPLYGKKDLEDDRRLGFGILTAADVLRRGLDEVIDVLRQRIGDRPLYVSVDIDVLDPAHAPGTGTPEAGGLTSRELLEILRGLAGCDLVGADVVEVAPAYDHAEITSIAASHVAYDLVSLLALQEKP; this is encoded by the coding sequence ATGAACCTTGGCCCTGTCGACTCCTCTCAGGTCCCGCGTTTCGCCGGGCTCGCCACCTTCGCCCGCCTGCCCAGGCTCGACCAGGTCGAGCGGGCCGGCGTGGCCGTCGTGGGCGTGCCGTTCGACACCGGCGTGTCCTACCGGCCCGGCGCCAGGTTCGGCCCGGCCGCGGTCAGGGAGGCCTCCCGGCTGCTGCGGCCGTACCACCCGGGGCTGGACGTCTCGCCGTTCGAGCGGGCGCAGGTGGTCGACGCCGGTGACATCGCGGCCAACCCGTTCGACATCGGGGCGGCCATCGAGAGCATCGAGGGCGCGGCGGACTCGATCGACGCCAAGCTCGTCGCGATCGGCGGCGACCACACGATCGCGCTGCCGCTGCTGCGCTCCGTGGCCAGGAGGCACGGCCCGGTGGCGCTGCTGCACTTCGACGCCCACCTCGACACCTGGGACACCTACTTCGGCGCCGAGTACACGCACGGCACCCCGTTCCGGCGGGCGGTGGAGGAGGGCCTGCTGGACACCGAGGCCGTCAGCCACGTCGGGATCAGGGGCCCGCTGTACGGCAAGAAGGACCTCGAGGACGACCGGCGGCTCGGGTTCGGCATCCTGACGGCGGCCGACGTGCTGCGGCGCGGCCTCGACGAGGTGATCGACGTGCTGCGGCAGCGCATCGGCGACCGGCCCCTGTACGTGTCCGTCGACATCGACGTGCTGGACCCGGCCCACGCCCCGGGCACGGGGACGCCGGAGGCGGGCGGGCTCACCAGCCGGGAACTGCTGGAGATCCTGCGCGGCCTGGCCGGGTGCGACCTGGTCGGGGCCGACGTCGTCGAGGTGGCCCCGGCGTACGACCATGCGGAGATCACCTCGATCGCCGCCTCCCACGTGGCCTACGACCTCGTCAGCCTGCTGGCGTTGCAGGAGAAACCATGA
- a CDS encoding purine-cytosine permease family protein produces the protein MSLTEIETYGVERIPDADRTARPIDLFRLAFGGANTFATCVLGAFPILFGLSFWQGLAATVLGLVVGALILAPLSLFGPLNGTNNAVSSSAHLGVHGRVVGSFLSLLTAIAFFSISVWSSGDALVGGAHRLAGLPDTDLSYGVAYALFAVLVLIVCVYGFRFMLFVNKIAVAAASLLFVLGAFAFAGDFDPSYPGTLAAGDPLFWPSFIGAALIVLSNPVSFGAFLGDWSRYIPATTPKSRVMAAAFLAQLATILPFLFGLTTASIIATKAADYLDPAAPNYVGGLLAVSPGWYFVPVCLIALIGGMSTGTTSLYGTGLDFSSVFTRFSRVQATVFIGTLSIVFIFIGRFAANLTQSISTFATLIITCTAPWMVIMMLGYVTRRGWYDPEALQVFNRRQSGGRYWFTHGWNWRGLSAWLVSAGLALLFVNLPGQFVGPLGDLAGGVDISLPVGLAVAGVLYLALLTAFPEPREVYGPEGPRLVRTADTPILPIVETVG, from the coding sequence ATGAGCCTCACCGAGATCGAGACGTACGGGGTCGAGCGCATCCCCGACGCGGACCGCACCGCGCGCCCGATCGACCTGTTCCGGCTGGCGTTCGGGGGCGCGAACACCTTCGCCACCTGCGTGCTCGGCGCCTTCCCCATCCTGTTCGGCCTGTCGTTCTGGCAGGGGCTGGCCGCGACCGTGCTCGGGCTCGTGGTCGGCGCGCTGATCCTGGCGCCGCTGTCGCTGTTCGGGCCGCTCAACGGCACCAACAACGCCGTCTCCTCCTCCGCCCACCTGGGCGTGCACGGGCGGGTCGTGGGCTCGTTCCTGTCGCTGCTGACCGCGATCGCGTTCTTCTCGATCTCGGTGTGGTCGTCGGGGGACGCGCTGGTCGGCGGCGCCCACCGGCTGGCCGGGCTGCCCGACACCGACCTGTCGTACGGCGTCGCGTACGCGCTCTTCGCCGTCCTCGTGCTCATCGTCTGCGTGTACGGCTTCCGCTTCATGCTGTTCGTCAACAAGATCGCGGTCGCGGCGGCGTCGCTGCTGTTCGTTCTGGGGGCGTTCGCCTTCGCCGGGGACTTCGACCCGTCCTATCCGGGCACGCTCGCGGCCGGTGACCCGCTGTTCTGGCCGTCGTTCATCGGCGCGGCGCTGATCGTGCTGTCGAACCCGGTGTCGTTCGGCGCCTTCCTGGGCGACTGGTCCAGGTACATCCCGGCCACGACGCCGAAGTCCCGGGTGATGGCCGCGGCCTTCCTGGCGCAGCTCGCCACCATCCTGCCGTTCCTGTTCGGCCTGACCACGGCCTCGATCATCGCGACCAAGGCCGCCGACTACCTGGACCCGGCCGCCCCCAACTACGTCGGCGGGCTGCTGGCCGTCTCGCCCGGCTGGTACTTCGTACCGGTCTGCCTGATCGCCCTGATCGGCGGCATGTCCACCGGCACGACCTCCCTCTACGGCACCGGGCTCGACTTCTCCAGCGTCTTCACCCGCTTCTCCCGGGTGCAGGCGACGGTGTTCATCGGCACGCTGTCGATCGTGTTCATCTTCATCGGCCGCTTCGCCGCGAACCTCACCCAGAGCATCTCCACGTTCGCCACGCTGATCATCACGTGCACGGCGCCGTGGATGGTGATCATGATGCTCGGCTACGTGACCCGCAGGGGCTGGTACGACCCCGAGGCGCTGCAGGTCTTCAACCGGCGCCAGAGCGGCGGCCGCTACTGGTTCACACACGGCTGGAACTGGCGCGGGCTGTCGGCCTGGCTCGTCTCCGCGGGCCTGGCGCTGCTGTTCGTGAACCTGCCGGGCCAGTTCGTCGGCCCGCTGGGAGACCTGGCCGGGGGAGTGGACATCTCGCTGCCCGTGGGGCTGGCCGTCGCGGGCGTGCTCTACCTGGCGCTGCTGACGGCGTTCCCGGAGCCCCGGGAGGTGTACGGCCCCGAGGGCCCGCGCCTGGTCCGTACGGCGGACACGCCGATCCTGCCTATCGTGGAGACGGTCGGCTAG
- a CDS encoding Lrp/AsnC family transcriptional regulator: MTTPPRVRRNNANAGPVVLDDLSKQIIEQLQTDGRMPYAAIGKAVGLSEAAVRQRVQRLQDAGVMQIVAVTDPLTLGFPRQAMIGINCEGDLEAVADELAAIDEIDYVVLTAGSFDVIVEVVCEGDGHLLEILSKIRAIPAVRATESFVYLKLRKQTYSWGTR, from the coding sequence ATGACGACGCCGCCCCGCGTACGCCGCAACAACGCCAATGCCGGGCCGGTGGTGCTCGACGATCTGTCCAAGCAGATCATCGAGCAGCTCCAGACCGACGGGCGCATGCCGTACGCGGCGATCGGGAAGGCGGTGGGCCTGTCGGAGGCCGCCGTGCGTCAGCGTGTCCAGCGGCTGCAGGACGCGGGCGTCATGCAGATCGTCGCCGTCACCGACCCGCTGACCCTCGGATTCCCGCGGCAGGCCATGATCGGCATCAACTGCGAGGGCGACCTGGAGGCCGTGGCCGACGAGCTGGCGGCCATCGACGAGATCGACTACGTGGTCCTCACGGCGGGCTCCTTCGACGTGATCGTCGAGGTCGTCTGCGAGGGCGACGGGCACCTGCTGGAGATCCTCAGCAAGATCCGCGCCATCCCCGCCGTGCGGGCCACGGAGTCGTTCGTCTATCTCAAGCTGCGTAAACAGACCTACTCCTGGGGCACTCGCTAG
- a CDS encoding gamma-aminobutyraldehyde dehydrogenase, with protein MIRLQNFINGEFVDAKSGRFSDIIDPCTGEAYLQAPVSGPEDVDAAFAAAAAAFESWGRSTPGERANLLLKVADAIDARADEINEAECLNTGKPRARMAEDETPVAADHFRFFAGAARTLEGPTAGEFLAEHTSVIRHEPIGVIGQVAPWNYPMMMAVWKIAPALAAGNTVVLKPSDTTPASTLKLAEILGAVLPAGVFNVVTGDRETGALVVSHPTASMVAITGSVGAGMSVAKSAADDLKRVHLELGGKAPVVVFEDVKDLRKAASDIATAGLYNAGQDCTAACRVLVHESVHDEFVAALAEAAAATVTGDLGNEDALYGPLNNENQLSRVQGFIDRVPAHAKVLTGGHRVGEKGYFFAPTIVDGLKQDDEMVQNEVFGPVITVQTFSDEADALAKANDVKYGLSGSVWTSDHGRAMRMSNRLDFGVVWVNTHIPFVSEMPHGGFKHSGYGKDLSVFGLHDYTRVKHVMHYIGE; from the coding sequence ATGATCCGTCTGCAGAACTTCATCAATGGTGAGTTCGTGGACGCCAAGAGCGGCAGGTTCTCCGACATCATCGACCCGTGCACGGGCGAGGCCTACCTGCAGGCCCCCGTCTCCGGCCCGGAGGACGTCGATGCCGCCTTCGCCGCGGCTGCCGCCGCGTTCGAGTCGTGGGGCAGGAGCACGCCGGGTGAGCGGGCCAACCTCCTGCTCAAGGTCGCCGACGCGATCGACGCGCGGGCCGATGAGATCAACGAGGCGGAGTGCCTCAACACCGGCAAGCCGCGGGCCCGGATGGCCGAGGACGAGACCCCGGTGGCCGCCGACCACTTCCGCTTCTTCGCGGGCGCGGCGCGCACCCTGGAGGGTCCCACGGCCGGCGAGTTCCTCGCCGAGCACACCAGCGTCATCCGGCACGAGCCGATCGGCGTGATCGGCCAGGTCGCGCCGTGGAACTACCCGATGATGATGGCGGTCTGGAAGATCGCCCCGGCCCTGGCGGCCGGTAACACGGTCGTGCTCAAGCCGTCCGACACCACCCCGGCCTCCACGCTCAAGCTGGCCGAGATCCTCGGCGCGGTGCTGCCCGCGGGCGTCTTCAACGTCGTCACCGGCGACCGCGAGACCGGCGCCCTCGTGGTGAGCCACCCCACCGCCTCCATGGTCGCCATCACCGGCTCGGTCGGCGCGGGCATGTCGGTCGCCAAGAGCGCCGCCGACGACCTCAAGCGGGTGCACCTGGAGCTCGGCGGCAAGGCTCCGGTCGTGGTGTTCGAGGACGTCAAGGACCTGCGCAAGGCCGCCTCCGACATCGCCACCGCCGGCCTCTACAACGCCGGCCAGGACTGCACCGCCGCCTGCCGCGTGCTGGTGCACGAGAGCGTGCACGACGAGTTCGTGGCCGCGCTCGCCGAGGCCGCCGCCGCCACCGTGACCGGCGACCTGGGCAACGAGGACGCGCTCTACGGGCCGCTCAACAACGAGAACCAGCTCTCCAGGGTCCAGGGCTTCATCGACCGGGTCCCGGCGCACGCCAAGGTCCTCACCGGCGGTCACCGGGTCGGCGAGAAGGGCTACTTCTTCGCGCCGACGATCGTCGACGGTCTCAAGCAGGACGACGAGATGGTGCAGAACGAGGTCTTCGGCCCCGTGATCACCGTCCAGACTTTCAGCGACGAGGCCGACGCGCTGGCCAAGGCCAACGACGTGAAGTACGGCCTGAGCGGTTCGGTCTGGACCTCCGACCACGGCCGGGCCATGCGGATGTCCAACCGGCTCGACTTCGGCGTGGTCTGGGTCAACACGCACATCCCGTTCGTCTCGGAGATGCCGCACGGCGGCTTCAAGCACTCCGGGTACGGCAAGGACCTGTCGGTGTTCGGCCTGCACGACTACACCCGGGTCAAGCACGTCATGCACTACATCGGCGAATAG
- a CDS encoding ABC transporter ATP-binding protein: MTELNAIELEDVVKEYLSHGEVVQAVKGVTLGIAEGEFFSLLGPSGCGKTTTMRMIAGFEPPSKGLVRLHGKDVTDVPPNKRDVNMVFQSYALFPHMSVWDNVAFGLKQRKTPQEEIKRRVGEMLEIVDLTGREKRRPREMSGGQQQRVALARALVNRPRALLLDEPLGALDLKLRQAMQIELKRIQREVGITFVYVTHDQNEALTMSDRIAVMNDGLVEQLAGPREIYERPATAFVAGFIGTSNLLAGTASGGELKIGGGRVLVPGQDGDVTVTVRPEKITIDTVEPGQGLSAVRGTVAEVVYLGTYNSYAVSLADGAEITVFQQNALDASATAERGDSVWLSWQAQHSYVIGSR; this comes from the coding sequence ATGACTGAGCTGAATGCGATAGAGCTTGAGGACGTCGTCAAGGAGTACCTCTCGCATGGCGAGGTCGTCCAGGCGGTCAAAGGCGTCACCCTGGGCATAGCCGAGGGGGAGTTCTTCTCCCTCCTCGGCCCGTCCGGGTGCGGCAAGACCACGACCATGAGGATGATCGCGGGCTTCGAGCCGCCCTCGAAGGGGCTGGTGCGGCTGCACGGCAAGGACGTCACGGACGTCCCGCCCAACAAACGCGACGTCAACATGGTCTTCCAGTCCTACGCCCTCTTCCCGCACATGAGCGTCTGGGACAACGTGGCCTTCGGGCTGAAGCAGCGCAAGACGCCGCAGGAGGAGATCAAGCGGCGGGTCGGCGAGATGCTGGAGATCGTCGACCTCACCGGCCGGGAGAAGCGCCGCCCGCGCGAGATGTCCGGCGGCCAGCAGCAGCGCGTGGCGCTGGCCCGCGCGCTGGTCAACCGGCCGCGGGCGCTCCTGCTCGACGAGCCGCTCGGCGCGCTCGACCTCAAGCTGCGCCAGGCCATGCAGATCGAGCTCAAGCGCATCCAGCGCGAGGTCGGCATCACGTTCGTGTACGTGACCCACGACCAGAACGAGGCGCTGACCATGAGCGACCGGATCGCCGTCATGAACGACGGCCTGGTCGAGCAGCTCGCCGGGCCGCGGGAGATCTACGAGCGGCCCGCGACCGCGTTCGTGGCCGGCTTCATCGGCACCTCCAACCTGCTCGCGGGCACCGCCAGCGGCGGCGAGCTGAAGATCGGCGGCGGCCGGGTGCTGGTGCCGGGGCAGGACGGCGACGTGACGGTCACCGTGCGGCCCGAGAAGATCACCATCGACACGGTGGAGCCCGGCCAGGGCCTGAGCGCCGTGCGCGGCACCGTCGCCGAGGTGGTCTACCTGGGGACCTACAACAGCTACGCCGTGAGCCTCGCTGACGGGGCCGAGATCACGGTGTTCCAGCAGAACGCTCTTGACGCTTCGGCCACCGCGGAGCGGGGGGACTCCGTCTGGCTGTCGTGGCAGGCGCAGCACTCATATGTGATTGGAAGTCGATAG